CACGAGGCCTCTTATTATTGATCAAGCCGCAAAGGTTGAAGCCGTTCAACGGCCAGGCTGGGCGCGAAGCCAGGGGGGAGGCCAACAGGCGCCGGGAACTGCATCCCATTCCTCCACCAGCATGCTATTGTTTCACGCTAAGGCAGGACAGTTCAGCGGCTGGCCTGGGCGTGAGTTCTGCAAAGATGAAACGAAGATGCAGAAGGGAATCGTCTTTGCTCATCCCAGCAGTTCGCACAGCTATTCTCTATAGCTTCAACAACGCTCCTCGTCTCACCCAAGTCTCGGCCTAGGTTTGGCATGGTCACATCGCCAAAGACTCGTAACGAGCTTCAACAATAGCCGTGGCGAGTCCGGGCGACAACGGGTGATGGATCCCTGATGCCGATCCGGATCCCTCCACATGCAAGCCATTGTCCCACAGTCGACAGGACCATTCAGATGGCGCAGTGGTGGTTTGGACGGCGCAAGGAGAGAAGGCACAAAGAAAAATTAGAACATCTGACCCCTGGCCGCTGCAAACATGACACACGCAGCGCGGCGTCTTGTCTCTCCGAGACGTGATTTGGCCTGACCGCCTGCGTCGCCATGGCCGTCCTTTGTCTGGTCTCCCCTGTGAGCTTCTGCGGCTGTATGCGATCCGTCAGACGACGTTCGTCAGAGAGCTGAATGAAGGAGATTGGGTGAGAGCTGCATTGAGATTTGACGCTCCACCGCGCGGCGACAAAGGAGTGCGGCTGTCGCCAAGGGCTGCCTCTCTGCCCGGCACGACACGACACCCCCAGCTCTGCCGGGTCTGGACAGGCTGCCGCTGCACACTGTCAGTATGCGCCATATTCCAGGTCTCCTCACAGTGCTTCTCCAGACGAGCGTTTGATGAGCGCGGCAGTGCAGAGGACCACTGGCTCCAAGCCAAGGCGATAGATCCTGGGCGGCTACGCTGGGGTTGATATTACCACTCTGGCTAGCCAGGGACTGGCATGCCCATCGTAATAATACCAGTCAGACTGGGCCTGTGTGGATTGCATAAATGGCGTCTTGCTGGAGCGTTTCGCCTGTGCAGCACGGTGGTCTCTGCTTGCTGCGCTACTGCTGCTGTCAGAGGGCATTGCCCTGGGTCCGATCCGTTCGTCTCACATGCACCGCTCGAGGAGCAAGCATCATGGTCAATGCAAGAGAGAGCATGAGTGGGTTCATAGTGCGCTGTTCGAGTTAATGGCACAAGACTAAAGCTTATCGCCATCTCCTAGGAGGCATTGTCGTTGCATGCGGCGAAGCACAAGAGAAAGATCTGGGAAACATCCGCTCCCATCCATCGGGAGCCAGATGAAACAAATGAGACCACCTGCTCCGGGAGACGGTGTTGGGCGGTAAACCCGACCTTTTTCGCTATTGTCCCTGTGCCTGGCTTAGCGGCCGCCGCCAGGGGAACTGTCCCATTGAACCCCGCCGCTAGCAGCGTCGTGCAGCTCTGAATGGAAGTTTTCTGTCGTGATGGTGGGCGCTGGTTGGCCCCCTTTTCCTCGTGTCGATGGATGTCAACGGCGCCAGCTGCTTTCGTGACGTCGGGGTCTGTTCTCTGACGGTTGCAGCAGGCCAGGGCCGTTATCCATGTCCATGGATGGAGGccaggggagggaggggagcCACAAGGCGCATTCACAAAACGCCTTTCATGGACGGAGATGGGCTGGGCCTCGTGTGCAGGCGCTTGAGCGATCAAATGTGCAATGCAAATGGATGTTTCTCTCCCCTGGAGCGGGACTTGAACAAGCtgggcatccatccatccatcgatgCATCGCCCatcatccacatccacatccattCAGCTGGGTCGCCCTTGTCTGGACGACGAGGTCCTGGCCCTTCCTTCGTTCATTCTTCAATCCTCTAGCTCCCACcccacgacgacgacgcttGCATTCTTGTTTACCTCAGTGTAATTTACCTGTTACACCCGCCTGACCCCCCGTTCTTTGCTTTCCGGGGCTCTAGCTCGTTTTTTCCCCATTCCATTCCTCGGGCacttcatctcatctctctttcttctccccctCCCTTGGCCGTTGTCGTCACTCCCAAGACAAGTTCCCGTTGGAGCCcaccttctcttcttcttccgttCTACAACAATCGAAcggtcttcttctgcttccgcCCTCGTCTACTCTTTTCACGATCGCGTCTTCTTTCGGGGCTCTTTCACTCCTTCAAGTGTTCCACATCACTTCGTCTTTTCTCACCTTCCAGTCATTCATTCCATTCGACTCTTTACCGACCTATTCTTTCGCAGCTTTCCTCGTCTTTCCTTCGCTTCGTTCGACTTCTTTTTTGACTTTCTCGTGTGCTCGGCCGATTACACCACTGCGGCCGTATTCCTTCACACCAGCTGCAACCTCAGCTTCGTATTCAACCTCGGCATCCTGCATCTGATCCTCCATTGCTGCATCGGGTGCCACGTTAGACCACGTCCCCTTGTTACACTGTCGAGCTCTCGTTATCCCCTTCTACTTCAAGGACCTTGCTTCCGACGCACCTCCGCGAACCTACTGGGATCTGGCTGCGACCTCTACCGCCACTTTCCTCTTCTACTTGGAGTCGACATTACCGCTTCGTCGTGGTTGTAGTACCCATCACCACCTTCGTTGACGACATCTCGACCCGGACCTATCCACCGCTTCAGCGTCCGGCTTTGGTTGCGGTCCTTCCGACATTGTTCGCTCGCGACATTCCCAAGTAATGAGATATAGCCCTCATTACATACCGTCGAGATGCGCTTTTCTCTTTCAACCCTAGTGGCGCTGGGCGCCCTTCAGACACTCGGCGTTAACGCTCAGGATTCTACAGCCTGTATTGTGAGTTCTCAAAGCGCTACTGGTTATACACGACCAGCCTCTTGACCCGACCAAATCACGCATACTAATCATTTGGCGCAGACGAATTGTGTTGACACTCTGAAAGTACCAAATGCTGCTTATAACTGCCCAGATAACACGGCAACATGCATTTGCGCATCCACTGAATTTGCCAAAGGCATGGCTGAGTGCGCCAGACCATGTGGTGTCCAAGACACCGACATTACTGGCAACTTGGCCAGTGGATTCTGTGCGGGTAAGCTCATGTATTATCAGCTATTGCCTAGCAACAACTGACATGTCCAAGGCCTACCGCTAGTCAACCTCCCTGCGGCTACCGGTGCTAGCAGTGAAGCCTCTTCCGCCCCAGCGACTACatctgaggctgctgcttcgACTAGTGAAGCAGTTGCTACCACTACTGAGGCTGCTTCATCCTCGGCCGCGCCAACCTCATCAGCCGCACCTGAAGAGACGACCTCTTCTGCCGCTGAGTCTGCCCCTGCTTCGACTTCCGCTGAAGCCGAGTCTACCGTAAGGAGCCGAGTTTGCTATGATAACAGGATCAAACTAATATGGTTGATAGACTACTGAGGCTGCTTCTGCCACGGactctgcttctgcttccgcTTCTActtccgcctccgcctcAGCTACCGACAAGGCCTCGACAACCGAGGGAGCTGCCGGTGCCGGTGCTACTTCTGATTCTTCCGATGAAGACGACAAGGATGAAGAGTCGTCTGGATCTGGTGGATTGTCCAAGTCGGCGCAAATTGGCATTGGGGTTGGAGTTACTGCTGGCGTCCTTGCACTCCTCGGTATCGCGTTGTGCTTCCTCTGGCGACGACGAAACCAGCGAAACAACCTGCCACGTGGAAACACGGCAATCTCCCACCCAATGCCTGCCGGTGGTGCCAACTACAACTCGGCCGATCAAGGATCCATCGTTGAGAAGAATGGCTATGACCTTGAGATGATGTCCCACCGCTACGAGGACATGCTTCCTCGACAAAAGCCGCGAACCATGGTGTGAGAATAGGAGGTTCAGAAATTTGGTCTGAAATCGCGGAAACCACTTAGCACTCATGACACTTTGATGCGTTATTTTTGATACCCAGCAAGGGACTGGTCATGATACGGAAACCAACGAGTCCTGATCGTGAGACTACAACCTTGGTCTGATCAGCGCAACCGTATAAAATTCTTGTTTGGCAAGTTTTCTCAGGGGATACTTGCTTCCTGACTATCTTCTTCAAATTAAATGGCGTTGAACCGGGTTGTTCAAGGATCGGATACCATCACTTTATCTTTGGGAGCGGGAATTGAAGAAAAATGCTATCCAAATGTTTAAACTTTGAGCCATTTGAGCCTGCTCGGATGCAGTTTGATATCAACAAGTGTACATCCCATTCATTGTACATATCTATCGTATCTTACACGTTTTTATGAGAGACTGCATGAAAGGCTCGGTAGCCGAGACCTCGGTTTTCCATGGATCTCCTTAGCATCCAGCTACTGAGCGTAGTCTGTCTACCAGGCATAGTATGGCCGTTGTCCGTATACTGGTCGTGATGGCAGATGTACCCAAGGCCCCTTGCGCTGCTCCTTGGCAGTGCGCTCCTCATGTTGTCGTatcctcgtcttctcctccttgagcaAAACCGTGAAGCCTAGAGAGTCAGTCAGCATAAATTTGAGATGGTATTTTCGGAATTGGGCAATGTACTTGTGCTCGGGTGTCTGATAATTCCCATTCGTCCTCGACCCTTGTAGTCAATTCGCTTTCCTCGCCAAGGACCCCGGCCAACCCACGACTGAGCAATGTAGATGCTCGTGGggtcctcaacctcgagccaCTTGCCCTTCTGCGTCTGAATCTTGCACGGCTTGGCAAGGGTCTCGCCGTTGACCTTGCCGAGTCCCATGCCGCGCTGGGCAATGGCCAGGTCGCGAGCCTCCTCGAGGTAGTACCGGACCTCGGCCGCAaacttcttcttggaccaCTTCATCTGCAGGATTGCCTCGTCGATGGGCTTGCCGGCGATCTGGCGGGCCAGCATGGTGAGTTTCTTGACGCTGGTGGCCATGAACTCGCTCTTGTGCAGGAGCTCCCGCTCGTTCATCCTGATTCGCTCCTCCTTTGACAGCCGGCCGTTGTTCTGCACCATCTTGATCACCTTCTTGCGCTGCCAGCGGATACGGCTCCTCGGGTCAGGGTCCACGATCAAGGCCATGTTCTCCTTCGTCTTTTGCTCGACCTCGGCGCCTCCCGGGGCGGCCTCGGGGCGGCCCTTGGAGGGAGCCTCAATCTCGTCTTGGAAGATGTTGTCCTCGACGCCGCTGTACATGCTTTTCTCGAGGAACTGTTCACGGCTCTTGGGGTCGTCGAGCTGCGAGGTCACGGGGTCcgcggtggaggaggaagcggcGTCCTTGTTCTTGGGCTTACCCCATCCCTTGAAGATGTTGGCGGCCCATTTGTGTCGTCGCTGCACCGAAGGTCCGACGCCGACTGACCAGAGGGGGGTAGGTGTGCTTGATACAGGGTTCGCGGACCTGGCTATATAGATTGAAGCTTGTGGTTAGCTGGATTATCAAGGCCAATTGACCCCATTGAGGGCAAGATAAGTAAGATCCGTACCTGAAACCGCCAGCCGCCGGGTGGCTAGTCGGAGACTCATGGTCGCAGAAGCTGTCGATATCTGCAAACCAACAAGTCCCTTGGTCGCTCTCACGGGTTTTGTCGAGTCGAGCGGCGTTTGATGGGCGAGATTCTTTTCCGCAAACGCCATTGGCCGGGGTTCAGCCGAAGAGAAACGAAGAGGCATTCCCGGGTGCTTGCTTTGGTAGGTTCACGTGACTCGGGTGCTTAGCGCGATTAACATCAGCCCATCCTCGGAATCAACTTGCAACCTCTCGACCACATCGAAACTCCCGCCAATCCGCCCCAAACTCTCCCCTCCGCCGCCCGAACAGCTTCGCAAATCCACCTCAGTCACAATGGCCGTCCGACCCATCACCGGTGTACGTTTTCCTCGACCCAATGGCTGGGTATCGCGCGCCGCGGCGCTACCCGGGCCAGAGGAGCCGAATCGACCCCCCCGGTTGGTAGAGCTTTTCGTGGACTGACTGTCATAGATGCTCCGACGAAACCTCGTCCTGGACCTCAGCATCGCCCTCGGTACGTCGAATTACCCCGCCCCTCGGTCGAATTGGATCAATTGCGAATTGTTTTTGGgaaagaggaggaacgaTCGGAGGGCGCTGACAATTCGCGTGATGTGGTTGGTGGGGAGCAACTGGGCTGACTAGCATCGTCACAGGCACTGGCTTCGTCATGGCCAACTTCTTCTGGTAAGAACACCACGAACGACGGACGATTGACACGGACGGGACTGACCACGACGACGCAGGTACGGCTTCCACGTGCCCCGAACCAACGCCCGCGACAACTTCTACATCAAGCGCGAGGAGGAGCGGGCCGCTCAGAAGGACAACTAGAGAAAAGCGAACTAGGGCATCTGAAGGGGGCAATAAGTATGGTGTGCACTTAGACCGAGGAGGAAACAGCCTCGTCAACGTTTTCCGTTTGTCGTGTAGCTGGGTagagagcagcagcagaataCCAAGGCTTCATCTTAAACGGTCGCCGGACAATCTGTAGCTATAGGCAAGGGCAACCGAGTCGACATGTGCTTTGATTTATTTGATGTGCCATTGACGTGTGAGGGGGGATGTTTGTTACACTGCGTAGACTGGGCATGCTCTCATGCATCTCGACGAACCTCAGGCCATACAAGGTCCCTCCATCCTCGGCTCATCCAAAATTGTTCAGCGATCCAACCCTTGAGTAACCAAAAGCCTGGCTAGCTGAACGGTGATCAATCCATAGCTTCCTATATGTACCAGGAGCTTGTCCATAGAGTGGTAATGTTCGAGGGTGACCAGGTCGTCCCGGCAATGCGTCATTCAATGGGTTACCCATGACTCAATACTTGCGGTTTATGCGACAACTCGCATGATACCAAGACTTATCCGTAGATAAATCACCTCTCTCCCTCTGCTCAATTGCAAGCGTGTCGGGAACCATGGTTGTATCGTATCGTCCTGGAGGTTGGTGAGATGTCGTGACGGAGCCTACCGGTTCGCACGACATACCACCAGACTCGCCAATGAAACAGCGGCTGATGAGCTCAATGATAATAAATACCCATAGATGAAATTCACTACCGAGCTGAGTCGGGCGAATGCCAACTCGACGACCATTGGTAATGTTGTGGAGGcgtcttgtccttgccgtccttcttgtcgtcatTTTTCTGACTGGCGCTGCCGGCGTCTGGATAATCTCTCCCCTCCCACGCCGTCGTCTCAACCATGAATGCTCCCTTTCGATCCTTGCATCTATCGCAATCAACAAGTCAGAAAACCCCGGCATCACTCAAAAGCACGAGCTCGACACCACAGCACGTGAAGCCAGTCAGCAGCAGCGGGGCAAAAGACTCACTTCCGGAATAGTCGATCGACGGCATAGCACTGCACAGGGCTATCCCACTTGACGggctccttgatctcgcaCTTGTACTGCAGCATCTCGAGGAGCTCGCATCCGGTGAGGTCGACGTTGCGCACGCCGCTCTCCAGCTTGCGCTTGCGGCCCTTGAGGTCGGTCTGGACACGCTCGGGCAGCTCAGAGGCGTGGAAGACCTGGCAAGGGTAGCCCATCTTGAGACGAGCTCTAGCCGGCAGTTGATAATCAGACGATCGTCCTCTCTTACGAGGTATCTTTGGCCTCTCTTAAGATGGAGGCAGTAACCGGGGCGCGGCTGTTgggtgaggttgaagaggcgAGTCTGGAAGAGGTGAGTTAAAGAACTTGAAGGTTGGCGGGCCTGAGCTCTTTGCCCTTTTTGGATATCCACGTCCAACCCCAACATATCATCAACACGCTTCACAATCATTCATCTAGTATCATGCTCAaatattttctttctttcgtTCATTTCATACCTACACCATTTCTCTCATTCAATCTATACTAGCCAGGAAGGCACCTTGGAGCCACGCATGTACACAAGTTGCCTCAAGAGTTTGCTTTATCACATCCAGCTTGAGTACACGCAAGACTGATGGCCGACATACATTTGCGCTGATGCTTTTACTTCCAACATTTACTCTCGCACCATGAATACAAGATGCTAAAATACCTGCTAGATACTCCATGCCCTGCGTTCAACACTTGCCGTGGACCCAGCACTACCAGGCACTCGGCCTCGGACTCAACCTCAATCTCATGTTCAAAAACTCACGCATATACAACCACTTGACGAAATCGCCGCCCGTCACTTCCAAGCCACAAAAGCTGCTGGTATTAGTATCTCTGGCCGCCATCTGCCGCTCCTCTACAAACTGATATCCACCCTAATCGGCCCTCCTCACTCCTACGCCGTCCTTGTCATCGATCTTGAGGGTCGCTTTGATGCCACTCGCCTCACCGGCTCCCCGTCTCACGCACGACATGTTTACGTACAACGGCTGACTCGAGGTACCCAAGAACAGCTGCGAGCTCTGGTAGCCGAAGCCGAGGGCGTCCTACTGTACAGCGACACAGCGCAGGCCAGCGCCGGGCGCGAGTGGTGGGGTACCGTGGTCGTGGGAGGACATGGCGCCGGAGACGTCACTGCGAGCTGGAAAGGCTGGCTACGGGTCGATCGCGAGAATGTCCGCGGCTTTACACTTGGCATCAGCGCCGAGGAGGCCCTGGAGCAGAGGGGCCAGAGGCAAGGTGTCGTCGAGGCGGCTGGCTGGGCGGCAACTTCGCAGTGGGGAGGCTTCACTTTCAAAGAGGAGGGCGGTGATGTGAGCGCAAGCCAGGGCGCAGAGACGGCTGAGGGCGGCGGGGAGTGAGTCTATACAATGTGCAATTACATACGAGTAAGCTGCCACAGCctgcctgctcctcctccagggCTGACGTAGGGGTTCATGCTGTACTGGGTAAGCCGCCGAAGTTACCAGGTGGATAATGTCGAGGCAGCCCGTACAGATAAGGACTCCTTGTAGTGGAGACGGGGTGGTCAACTGGGGAGCATGAAGGAGGGAGAACCCATCACCTCTCGAAGTTGCAGGTatatccttggccttgcatACAGCTTCACATCCCCGGACGCCAGCTTGTACTACCTTTTGAAGCACAATTGTGGATTTCGATCTGCATGGATTGTGTCAGGGATAAATGCGGTATTATGAGGACAGTGTCAAGAGGCCAGTATGAGTAAATGATCGAGTTGACATGGCAAGTATTGGCGTTTCCAGGTGAGGGACTTTTGGGACGGTGTTTGATGAGCTGTGTGGGCTTTTTAGATAATATGACAAGTAATGAGAATGAGAAAGGGAGGATTAGGTCGCACAGATCAACTCATACGCTGTCGACTTGATCGTCGATAGATCTTGTTCAACTTCTCGAGTCTGCTCTGGAACTGGGAGCATTCGAGGGCAACGTTAGAGGAAACTGCATGAGACTTGGCGACTTGAAAAAAATTCACAATCATGAACCAGTAATTGAAGTAAGAAGCTTCTGCTTTTTTTGTTCTATCTTTTTTGCTGTATTCTATCTGATTGATGTGATGCTCATCAGGGTATAAGAGGGTGGGTTGTGCATCATGAGAAGCTAGCTTAAAAAGGCCCAAAAGGAAAAGCCTCACAAATCTAGAAAAACATAGCAATCTATCTCGGACGATGTGTCTATGCTTCTTCTGTTCAAAAAGTCTTTGCAAAGACTTGATAGTGAATTTGCGCGCGTCGCTGATGCCTCTGCAGAGTGTCGTGAATGCAGATGGCTGTGCGGatcaaaaaaagaaagcgtCATTTCGCACGGCTTTGACAAAGGAAAATTTCCGAACCCCAAAAACGCAACTGTAAAGATGTCCCAAACTGTGGAaagatgttgaagaagatATGCTCTTGAAAAGCAGCGGCGGCTTAGATGGTGATGCCGTCCATGTCCACGGCGATCTCAGTGGCGCCAGTGGCCTCAGCCAGGAGGTTGGACTTGATAGAAGCGCCCatagccttcttcttctccatctcacGCTTGATACCGTGGTTCACGGCGTCAAGGACGTTGTCGACGGTGACGCGAGGCTTGTAGGCAGGCTCGGTACCCTCCTCGTAGACACCAGTTTTGACGAGGATGCTGTACCAGTCGTTGTCGGCCTTCTCGTTGACAGCGTTGGTGCCGCGGATGTCACTCTCGGGGGTGTCACCGACAAAGTAGACAGTCTCGGGAGGAGCAACGAGGCCGTGCTCGTTGTTTCGCCACTGGCCCATCAGGCGGGAAGCAAACTCAAAGGTCGAAACCTGGGGCTTGCCAAAGGCGTGGGTGTGCAGGAGGCCGTTGCCGCCAGTGAGGTCCTTGAAGGTGACCTCGAACATGCGGCGGAGGGCGCCCATGCCGAGACGGACGTGCTCGTGAGCGGCGGACCAGACAACGTCATTGTGGGAGAAGTAGAAGGGGGGGCCCTCGTCGAAGGTCTCGCTGCGGGTTCCGAGACGGCCACCCTTGGACATGGCGAGATCAAGCATGATCTGGATATCGCCAGCCCAGTCGCGAGAGTCGGCAAAGACAAAGACGGCGTCGATGACAACATCGTCAAAGTCACGCTCACGGGAGTTGGCATGCTCCTCAGGGGTGAGCTTGCGGAAGGGGGTGGTAGCAGAGTTgtgcttgatgatgtcgcCAGGGGTGACAACGTCCTTGAAGCCGTAGCCCTCGGCAACATGACGGCACTTCTCGCCCTCAccaccgacgacgaggacagTGCCGTACTTCTCAGCCATCTCCCGCATGGGGGTGTGGCCGCAGATGAACTGGCCGGGCTTGATATCGCACTTGAGCTGGCCAGAGAGGTCGCCGCATCGCTCCTCTTCAGTCTTGCCACCACCGTTGGTGAGGAAGATGTGAGGTCTGTCAAGAGTACATTAGTGTCTAGTTCAACACCCAGGAAAAAAGTCACGATCTTGTTTATGTGGACCACCGACCCAGAAAAAATCCGGGGTTGGTGGATCGTGGCTTTGGCAGGGGCAGGGGAATGGCGACTTACACTTGAATACCGTACTCGTTCTCGCCGTTCAGGACCTTCATGGCCTGAATAGCCTCGGGGATAGCTCGTCCGCCACGAACGAGGACGCCATCAATGTCAAAGGCGAACACGAAGGAGTCGGCCACGGGCTTGTCGACAGGAGGGGAAAGGGGAGAGGCGAGAGTTCCGAGGCTCGCGATGCTgtcgctggagctggaggaggcaaGCTCGGGAGAGCTGGGGATGGAATCGGGAGACTCGAGGGGAGAGTCGATCTCCTGCTTTGCAGCGAGGACCTCTTGAGCCGCGAGGGACTCCTTGAAGAACTGAGTCTGTTGTGAAGACATTTTGGGTGTAAAGGTGATGTTGGTAAGTCCTGCTCAGGCACGCGCTCAGAAGAACGCAGAGAGATTGTGAGTTATATGTGTAAACAGAGAAAGATCAAGCAATGACTCGGCGGTCGAGCTATTGTGTCTGATGGCGGATATGGAATCTGgggatgagatggagaatGATGGATTCTACCGTCAAGAACGGTGGGAGAAATCTGGGGTTTTATAGATTTAACTTCGACCACAAGAGTTGCTGATGAGACTCCTGAGGGTACATCAAGAAGGGACAGATAATGTGGATATCCAATCCGTCATGTCATCTTGATTGCCTGCTTGGCCTCGGTTCTGTTGACATCTCGGCGATGGGCCGCGGATACGTACATGCCTTGGTCGCTAAGGTTTTGGGCATCATCTCCAATCCGAGTCATTGATGGAACCGTGGCGAGCCATATTTTTCTCCCCTTATCCACAATTCGGGTTCCACTGAAAAGATTGTGAatgtactgtactgtagtAAAACTCTCGGGGTATGAGGTAAGGGATGGGTTATTGTGGATAGTGCTCCATGGAGTGGATGGACGGTTCCAATGTGCGTGCGTCAATCCATGGTTGAAGcctttccttccttccttccttcctcccACTAGCCGTGATGGCGGTGTCGTTTGCGGGCTGGGCGATTAAGGTACCTGCCACATGGTCATGCCCCAGTAGTTGGTACTCGCCATCCACACGTTGCATCACCAATGACTCTCGTACCGGCTACCTCGCTCTCTCAAAACATTCCGTCCCTCTCGGCGGCACGGGCGGCCCATTATTTTCACAAACGCCGTCGCCGCACTAGCCAACCTCATCAGCAACCCTCAGAAACGTACCCCCTGGACGTCATGGCCAGGAACCCAGGTGTTTGGAACGCCCGTTTTCGACGGCTTACTGGGTGTAAATGGCGCAGCCTGACTGTGATGCGAGCAGAGCTGGGCGAGAAGCGAGTTGAGGCCGCACGGCAGGACAACAAAGCACAGGTCAGAGGTTTGCGACACGATACGTACTCACAGACAGGGGATTACTGATGGGATCATCGCCCATGCTGACTCTCGGGTTCCTTGAATCGCATCTCGAGAGATACGGAACGGTACTGTACCGTCTTCTAAGGGCAACGATATTCAAAGACTAGGTGTGGACCCTGAGGCTCTCGAGCTGACGAACTCTCCAAT
This region of Fusarium falciforme chromosome 5, complete sequence genomic DNA includes:
- a CDS encoding Cytochrome c oxidase subunit 9, mitochondrial, coding for MAVRPITGMLRRNLVLDLSIALGTGFVMANFFWYGFHVPRTNARDNFYIKREEERAAQKDN